A genomic segment from Anaerobaca lacustris encodes:
- the dnaK gene encoding molecular chaperone DnaK: MAKIIGIDLGTTNSVVAVMEGSSPKVLVNASGSRLTPSVVGFTDKGERLVGQIAKHQQVTNPEHTVFSIKRFMGRRHNEVASEEKIVPYAITGGPNELVKVDVRGKEYTPPEISAMILQDLKKTAEDYLGEKVEKAVITVPAYFNDSQRQATKDAGKIAGLEVERIINEPTAAALAYGLEKKKNEKVAVFDFGGGTFDISILDIGDNVFEVLSTNGDTHLGGDDLDAVLINHLADEFKKTEGIDLRQDPMAHQRLKEAAEKAKCELSTQVESTVNLPFITADASGPKHLQITITRSKFESLVEPVFERLKRPCLKAIEDAKLDPKDIAEVLLVGGSTRIPKVQAIAREIFGKEPNKSLNPDEVVALGAAIQGAVLAGDAGVKDILLLDVTPLSLGVETLGGVMTKLIERNTTIPTSKKEVFSTAADSQTTVDIHVLQGEREFARDNRTLGRFQLTDLPPAPRGIPQIEVAFDIDANGILNVSAKDLGTGKQQSIVIKSSSGLNEEEISRMTHEAESHAEEDKKRREVVDLKNQADQLVYSTEKTLKEHGEKVSADTRGKIENAVNNLKEVAKGDDPAAIKKALENLSETGQELGKVLYEEAAKKQAAAGAQPSQAKTPPQEGEVKRKGGDDVIDAEFEAKDE; this comes from the coding sequence ATGGCTAAGATTATCGGAATTGACCTCGGGACAACCAACTCCGTGGTGGCGGTGATGGAGGGCTCTTCGCCAAAGGTACTGGTGAACGCCTCCGGCTCGCGCCTGACCCCATCCGTGGTTGGCTTCACGGACAAGGGCGAACGGCTGGTCGGGCAGATCGCCAAGCACCAGCAGGTGACCAATCCCGAACATACCGTGTTCTCGATCAAGCGTTTCATGGGGCGGCGGCACAATGAGGTCGCGTCGGAAGAGAAGATCGTTCCCTATGCGATTACCGGCGGGCCCAACGAACTGGTGAAGGTTGATGTCCGGGGCAAGGAGTACACCCCGCCGGAGATCTCGGCCATGATCCTCCAGGACCTCAAGAAGACCGCCGAGGACTACCTGGGCGAGAAGGTCGAGAAGGCCGTCATCACGGTCCCGGCCTACTTCAACGACTCCCAGCGGCAGGCAACCAAGGACGCCGGCAAGATCGCCGGCCTCGAGGTCGAGCGGATCATCAACGAACCGACCGCCGCGGCCCTGGCCTATGGCCTCGAAAAGAAGAAAAACGAGAAAGTGGCCGTCTTCGACTTCGGCGGCGGCACCTTCGACATCTCCATCCTCGACATCGGCGACAACGTCTTCGAGGTGCTCAGCACCAACGGCGACACCCACCTCGGCGGCGACGACCTCGACGCGGTCCTGATCAACCACCTGGCCGACGAGTTCAAGAAGACCGAGGGCATCGACCTTCGTCAGGACCCGATGGCCCATCAGCGTCTCAAAGAGGCCGCCGAGAAGGCCAAGTGCGAGCTGAGCACGCAGGTCGAATCGACCGTCAACCTGCCGTTCATCACCGCCGACGCCTCCGGCCCGAAGCACCTGCAGATCACCATCACGCGGAGCAAGTTCGAGTCGCTGGTCGAGCCCGTCTTCGAGCGGCTCAAACGGCCGTGCCTCAAGGCGATCGAAGACGCCAAGCTCGATCCAAAAGACATTGCCGAGGTGCTCCTGGTCGGCGGCTCGACGCGAATCCCGAAGGTCCAGGCCATCGCCAGGGAGATTTTCGGCAAAGAACCGAACAAGAGCCTCAATCCCGACGAGGTCGTCGCGCTCGGCGCCGCCATCCAGGGGGCGGTCCTGGCCGGCGATGCGGGCGTCAAGGACATCCTGCTGCTGGACGTTACGCCGCTGTCGCTGGGCGTCGAGACGCTGGGTGGCGTGATGACCAAGCTGATCGAGCGCAACACGACGATCCCGACCAGCAAGAAAGAAGTCTTCTCGACCGCCGCCGACAGCCAGACCACGGTGGACATCCACGTCCTGCAAGGCGAGCGCGAGTTCGCACGGGACAACCGGACGCTGGGCCGGTTCCAGCTCACGGATCTGCCGCCGGCGCCGCGCGGCATCCCGCAGATCGAGGTGGCGTTCGACATCGACGCCAACGGCATCCTGAACGTTTCCGCCAAAGACCTTGGGACGGGCAAGCAGCAGTCGATCGTGATCAAGTCGAGTTCCGGCCTGAACGAGGAGGAGATCAGCCGGATGACGCACGAGGCCGAGTCCCACGCCGAAGAGGACAAGAAGCGACGCGAGGTCGTCGACCTGAAGAACCAGGCCGACCAGTTGGTCTACTCGACGGAGAAGACGCTCAAAGAGCACGGCGAGAAGGTCTCCGCCGACACGCGGGGCAAGATCGAGAACGCCGTCAACAACCTCAAAGAGGTCGCCAAGGGCGACGATCCGGCTGCGATCAAGAAGGCCCTCGAGAACCTCAGCGAAACGGGCCAGGAACTGGGCAAGGTCCTCTACGAAGAGGCCGCCAAGAAGCAGGCGGCCGCCGGCGCGCAGCCGTCGCAGGCGAAGACCCCGCCCCAGGAAGGCGAGGTCAAACGCAAAGGCGGCGACGACGTCATCGACGCCGAATTCGAAGCCAAGGACGAGTAG